The Chitinivorax sp. PXF-14 genome contains a region encoding:
- the tagF gene encoding type VI secretion system-associated protein TagF — MEAPGWFGKLPALGDFASRRLPTSFIETWDAWLQSGIAACRQRAPEAWLEHYLNAPIWRFLLLPGTCGPSLWAGALMPSVDKVGRHFPLTVAQELPANTAAFDHVLGAHDWFARLEDAMLATLDLQATVEAFEQTLADAPYPAARAQPQLAAQALAQAWQSVAPDSELTLPTLADLRPTCAQAGLDYLLTYGNRCTLWWTAPESGRQATLLVFRGLPTERNFSRLLKRC; from the coding sequence ATGGAGGCGCCCGGCTGGTTCGGCAAACTGCCGGCGTTAGGCGATTTCGCCTCGCGGCGCCTGCCCACGAGTTTCATCGAGACCTGGGATGCCTGGCTGCAGAGCGGTATTGCCGCCTGCCGCCAGCGTGCGCCCGAGGCCTGGCTCGAACATTATCTGAACGCGCCGATCTGGCGCTTCCTGCTGCTGCCGGGCACCTGCGGCCCGTCGCTGTGGGCCGGCGCGCTGATGCCCAGCGTGGACAAGGTGGGGCGCCACTTTCCGCTGACCGTCGCACAGGAGCTCCCGGCCAATACGGCGGCGTTCGACCATGTGCTCGGCGCGCACGACTGGTTCGCCAGGCTGGAGGACGCCATGCTCGCCACGCTCGACCTGCAGGCGACGGTAGAGGCGTTCGAACAGACGCTGGCCGATGCACCCTACCCCGCCGCCCGCGCCCAGCCACAGCTCGCGGCCCAGGCGCTGGCACAGGCCTGGCAGAGCGTGGCGCCGGACAGCGAACTCACCCTGCCGACGCTGGCTGACCTGCGGCCCACCTGTGCCCAGGCCGGGCTCGACTACCTGTTAACCTATGGCAACCGTTGCACCCTGTGGTGGACGGCGCCGGAAAGCGGCCGGCAGGCGACGCTGCTGGTGTTTCGCGGCCTACCGACAGAAAGGAACTTCAGCCGTCTGCTCAAGCGCTGCTGA
- a CDS encoding LysM peptidoglycan-binding domain-containing protein: MDSKTVHLPFTPRLAALAVTLLFAACAVPPQQAEQPAPAPAATAPARSVPPVPNLPPHEARALAQKQALEARDQLQNGEEDAARTLLEQAVQLDSSNEMARKLLDQIKADAQQELGGTHFSYTVQSGDTMAKLAERFLNDRLRFYILSKYNGISNPNRLGVGQVIKIPGQAPKQQPAPKPAPRPAEAAKQAETPKPQEAVKPVEAPEPPKVKAPPAQDPAQKQALVQRYTREALAAYHRQDLDGAIKKWDQVLQIDPYNETAKYNRAKALDLKQRIQKFPAK, encoded by the coding sequence ATGGACTCAAAAACAGTTCACCTCCCTTTCACGCCCCGGCTCGCGGCCCTGGCGGTGACCTTGCTGTTTGCCGCCTGCGCGGTGCCGCCGCAGCAGGCCGAGCAGCCCGCGCCGGCACCGGCCGCCACCGCACCTGCGCGCAGCGTGCCGCCGGTGCCCAATCTGCCGCCGCACGAGGCACGCGCGCTGGCTCAGAAGCAGGCCCTGGAAGCCCGCGACCAGCTACAGAATGGCGAGGAGGACGCCGCCCGAACCCTGCTCGAACAGGCCGTGCAGCTCGACAGCAGCAACGAGATGGCGCGCAAGCTGCTCGATCAGATCAAGGCCGATGCGCAGCAGGAGCTCGGTGGTACGCATTTCAGCTACACCGTCCAGTCCGGCGACACCATGGCGAAGCTGGCCGAACGCTTTCTGAACGACCGCCTGCGCTTTTACATCCTGTCGAAATATAACGGCATCAGTAATCCGAACCGCCTCGGCGTCGGCCAGGTCATCAAGATCCCCGGCCAGGCGCCCAAGCAACAGCCGGCACCCAAGCCAGCCCCCAGGCCGGCGGAAGCGGCCAAGCAGGCCGAGACGCCCAAGCCGCAGGAAGCAGTAAAGCCAGTCGAGGCCCCCGAGCCCCCCAAGGTGAAGGCGCCGCCAGCGCAGGACCCAGCCCAGAAGCAGGCACTGGTGCAGCGCTACACGCGCGAGGCGCTCGCGGCCTACCACCGCCAGGACCTGGACGGCGCCATCAAGAAATGGGATCAGGTGCTGCAGATCGACCCCTACAACGAGACGGCAAAGTACAACCGCGCCAAGGCGCTCGACCTGAAGCAGCGCATCCAGAAATTCCCGGCCAAGTAG
- a CDS encoding class I SAM-dependent methyltransferase has protein sequence MTKKDGVLILAASALLLVVALAGRQLSGEVAAVVVPVLCTMLLLAVIFEAYRRLSHELHEGQQKQAAQQDQDYRQIESLLSLFFTLKPSLPLPNTRDWAASPDLLKKIAETVLSEKPALVMEASSGVSTLVIAYCLKQLGAGKVVSLEHDAKYAEISRQLIRLHGLEDIATVLHAPLTAFENRDQTWLWYDTAGLTIEQPIDLLVVDGPPASVQRLARYPALPVLYRHLNRQSTVILDDGRRADEKKIVALWEKEFGHLSSEFLELEKGAFVIHKHDDAVAA, from the coding sequence ATGACGAAGAAAGACGGTGTATTGATCCTGGCCGCGTCGGCGCTGTTGCTGGTCGTGGCGCTGGCGGGCAGGCAACTGTCCGGCGAGGTTGCCGCTGTCGTGGTGCCGGTGCTGTGCACGATGCTGCTGCTGGCGGTGATATTCGAGGCCTATCGCCGCCTGAGCCACGAGCTGCATGAAGGCCAGCAGAAACAGGCGGCCCAGCAAGACCAGGACTATCGGCAGATCGAATCGCTGCTGTCGTTGTTCTTCACCCTGAAGCCGAGCCTGCCGCTGCCCAATACCCGTGATTGGGCCGCCTCGCCCGATCTGCTCAAGAAGATTGCCGAAACGGTGCTGTCGGAAAAGCCTGCGCTGGTGATGGAGGCGAGCAGCGGGGTATCCACGCTCGTCATCGCCTACTGCCTCAAGCAGCTGGGTGCGGGCAAGGTGGTGTCGCTCGAGCATGACGCCAAATACGCCGAGATCAGCCGCCAGCTGATCCGGCTGCACGGGCTGGAGGATATCGCGACGGTGCTGCACGCGCCGCTGACGGCGTTCGAGAACCGGGACCAGACCTGGCTGTGGTACGACACTGCGGGCCTGACGATCGAGCAGCCGATCGACCTGCTGGTGGTGGATGGCCCGCCGGCGAGTGTCCAGCGGCTGGCCCGCTACCCGGCGCTGCCGGTGCTCTACCGCCACCTGAACCGGCAATCGACGGTGATTCTGGATGATGGCCGCCGGGCCGACGAAAAGAAGATCGTCGCACTATGGGAGAAGGAATTCGGCCATCTGAGCTCCGAATTCCTCGAACTGGAGAAGGGCGCCTTCGTCATCCACAAGCACGACGACGCCGTCGCCGCCTAG
- a CDS encoding polysaccharide deacetylase family protein: protein MSRPQRPSPPKPDRRWAGVLLALLLGACGSPAPQPAKPAVKQVGPVLAQDRDFVLMQAQQGDELGALAERYYGDARRGWQIAEFNQLSRLQPGQVIAIPLRPRNAIGVYADGYQTVPVLCYHRFGNTRGKLVVSPAAFEGQMAFLARNGYQVITMAQLQGFLQGSEGVPRKAVVLTIDDGYRSTYEIAYPILKKYGFPATVYLYSDFVGAADALSWSQMQEMQASGVIDIEPHSKTHGNLATRQPRESDSQYKERLRTEVDTPITVIRNRLAVSPQTYAFPYGDTNELVSDLLSRQNIRLGFTVTPGGNGFFGYRFMLRRTMVFGEDDINDFKAKLAIFTPYNGRRGAE, encoded by the coding sequence ATGAGCCGCCCCCAGCGCCCGAGCCCGCCGAAGCCTGATCGCCGCTGGGCGGGCGTGCTGCTGGCACTGCTGCTCGGCGCTTGCGGCTCGCCCGCGCCGCAGCCGGCCAAGCCCGCCGTCAAGCAGGTCGGCCCGGTGCTGGCGCAGGACCGCGATTTCGTGCTGATGCAGGCGCAGCAAGGGGATGAGCTCGGCGCACTGGCCGAGCGCTACTACGGCGATGCCCGGCGTGGCTGGCAGATCGCCGAGTTCAATCAGCTCAGCAGGCTGCAGCCCGGCCAGGTGATCGCCATCCCACTGCGGCCGCGCAACGCGATCGGCGTGTATGCCGACGGCTACCAGACCGTGCCGGTGCTGTGCTACCACCGTTTCGGCAACACTCGCGGCAAGCTCGTGGTCAGCCCGGCGGCGTTCGAGGGGCAGATGGCGTTCTTGGCCCGCAATGGCTATCAGGTCATCACCATGGCGCAGCTGCAGGGCTTCCTGCAGGGCAGCGAGGGCGTGCCGCGCAAGGCCGTGGTGCTGACCATCGACGACGGCTACCGCTCCACCTACGAGATCGCCTACCCGATCCTGAAGAAATACGGCTTTCCCGCCACGGTGTATCTCTACAGCGACTTCGTCGGCGCCGCCGATGCGCTGAGCTGGTCGCAGATGCAGGAGATGCAGGCCTCCGGCGTGATCGACATCGAGCCGCACTCGAAGACGCACGGCAATCTGGCGACCCGCCAGCCGAGGGAGAGCGACAGCCAGTACAAGGAGCGCCTGCGCACCGAGGTCGACACGCCGATCACGGTGATCCGCAACCGGCTGGCGGTGAGCCCGCAGACCTACGCCTTCCCTTATGGCGATACCAACGAGCTGGTGTCCGACCTGCTGAGCCGGCAGAACATCCGCCTGGGTTTCACCGTCACCCCCGGCGGCAACGGCTTCTTCGGCTATCGCTTCATGCTGCGCCGGACCATGGTGTTCGGCGAGGATGACATCAACGACTTCAAGGCCAAGCTGGCCATCTTCACGCCATACAACGGCCGGCGAGGGGCGGAGTGA
- a CDS encoding protein kinase has translation MLDQTVVGAPPAMDKVGRYEVRELIGAGAMAKVYKAYDPEIDRTLAIKLLLPELSRSEDYRVRFLREARGAGILSHNNIVTVFDVGEADNQPYIAMELIEGPTLADLLKKKEPIPVRTVVEIGIQLAKALDYAHKKGIVHRDVKPANIMQVKDSTLIKVADFGICRIEGGDATQATRVGDVIGTPNYMSPEQVTAQPVDARSDLFSAGVVLYELLTGVLPFDGDTLVSVALKIVKNEPVPLDKLRPDLPLSLRRVVDRALKKQPDKRFQSGEEMAQALIAVAREMAEAGHTREHGRKIPMRVRWALIMAAIVAVTMTLAGAYIHKRQSEAMLDQAMDYGGSLAKFMATQTAVPMLSEEWAQIDVFIQDTVSRQEFAYLQVVDYQKTIRGSSLPGQVGRPYAPPNGIPVVSRDPGIKVQSFAQPSDLREVLDFETPVLFQGRSIGSVHLGLFQSPLTHVANLTLALLGMLILVTSIAVAAGSYFLAQRLAEPMRVLRNSLGELAKGRYDYRIAESRSDEFGELYQAFDDTAVALQERHEPPPAPEPAEA, from the coding sequence ATGCTGGATCAGACCGTCGTGGGGGCGCCCCCGGCCATGGACAAGGTCGGGCGCTATGAGGTGCGCGAGTTGATCGGTGCGGGCGCCATGGCCAAGGTATACAAGGCCTACGACCCGGAGATCGACCGCACGCTCGCGATCAAGCTGCTGCTGCCCGAGCTGTCGCGCAGCGAGGATTACCGCGTGCGCTTCCTGCGCGAGGCGCGAGGCGCGGGCATCCTGTCGCACAACAACATCGTCACCGTGTTCGACGTCGGCGAGGCCGACAACCAGCCCTATATCGCGATGGAGCTGATCGAGGGGCCGACGCTCGCCGACCTGCTCAAAAAGAAGGAGCCGATCCCGGTCAGGACGGTGGTCGAGATCGGCATCCAGCTTGCCAAGGCGCTCGATTATGCGCACAAGAAGGGCATCGTCCACCGCGACGTGAAGCCGGCCAACATCATGCAGGTCAAGGATTCGACGCTGATCAAGGTGGCCGACTTCGGCATCTGCCGCATCGAGGGCGGCGACGCCACGCAGGCTACGCGCGTCGGTGACGTGATCGGCACGCCCAACTACATGTCGCCGGAGCAGGTCACGGCACAGCCCGTCGATGCGCGTTCCGACCTGTTCTCCGCCGGGGTGGTGCTGTACGAGCTGCTGACAGGCGTGCTGCCGTTCGACGGCGATACGCTGGTCAGCGTCGCGCTCAAGATCGTCAAGAACGAGCCGGTGCCGCTCGACAAGCTGCGGCCGGACCTGCCGCTGAGCCTGCGGCGCGTGGTAGACCGGGCGCTCAAGAAGCAGCCCGACAAGCGCTTCCAGTCCGGCGAGGAGATGGCGCAGGCGCTGATCGCCGTCGCGCGCGAGATGGCCGAGGCCGGCCACACCCGCGAGCATGGCCGCAAGATTCCGATGCGCGTGCGCTGGGCGCTGATCATGGCGGCCATCGTGGCAGTCACCATGACCCTGGCTGGCGCCTACATCCACAAGCGGCAGAGCGAAGCCATGCTCGACCAGGCGATGGATTACGGCGGCTCGCTGGCCAAGTTCATGGCGACGCAGACGGCGGTGCCGATGCTGTCTGAGGAATGGGCGCAGATCGACGTGTTCATCCAGGACACGGTGAGCCGGCAGGAATTCGCCTATCTGCAGGTCGTCGATTACCAGAAGACCATCCGCGGCAGCAGCCTGCCCGGCCAGGTGGGCCGGCCTTATGCGCCGCCGAACGGCATCCCCGTCGTCTCGCGCGATCCCGGCATCAAGGTGCAGAGCTTCGCTCAGCCGAGCGACTTGCGCGAGGTGCTCGATTTCGAGACGCCGGTGCTGTTCCAGGGCCGCTCGATCGGCAGCGTGCATCTCGGCCTGTTCCAGTCGCCGCTCACGCATGTCGCCAACCTTACGCTGGCGCTGCTCGGCATGTTGATCCTGGTGACCAGCATCGCCGTGGCGGCGGGCAGCTACTTTCTCGCCCAACGTCTGGCCGAGCCCATGCGCGTGCTGCGGAATTCGCTCGGCGAGCTGGCCAAGGGCCGCTACGACTACCGCATCGCCGAGTCGCGCAGTGATGAGTTCGGCGAGCTGTACCAGGCCTTCGACGATACCGCAGTCGCCCTGCAGGAACGCCATGAGCCGCCCCCAGCGCCCGAGCCCGCCGAAGCCTGA